Proteins from one Natrinema salinisoli genomic window:
- a CDS encoding ABC transporter permease — MKLLKYTIYRLLQAIPVLIGISVITFLLANLGPGDPVSLMLQGQEHSEELVRAIEQRYGLDRPLHERYITYMGGLLEGDLGQSIYYQRPVSALIMDRLGPTLLLVLSAYAFALVTAIPLGVVAANRRNEPTDHASRVAALFGVSTPSFWIGIVLILIFAVKLGWLPSSGLYYPWRPPSSYPGIDGHLELYYQSARHLLLPMIALGTLQMATIMRVERTQMIESLQGEYVKLARAYGVPERTILRKHAFQVAQLPIITIVGANLSTAIGGAVLTETVFNINGMGQLFVEAIQQNDYQLVMGITMMLGFLFVVGVIITDISYAYVDPRVTYGERD, encoded by the coding sequence ATGAAGCTACTCAAATACACGATATACAGGCTCTTGCAGGCGATTCCCGTCCTGATCGGGATCTCCGTCATCACGTTCCTGCTCGCGAACCTGGGGCCGGGCGATCCGGTCAGCCTCATGCTTCAGGGACAGGAACACAGCGAGGAGCTAGTCAGAGCGATCGAACAACGGTACGGACTCGATAGACCCCTGCACGAACGGTACATAACATACATGGGCGGGCTGCTGGAGGGTGATCTCGGCCAGAGCATCTACTATCAACGCCCGGTCAGCGCGCTGATAATGGATCGGCTCGGACCGACGCTCCTGCTCGTCCTCTCGGCGTACGCGTTCGCGCTGGTAACCGCGATTCCGCTCGGGGTCGTCGCCGCCAACAGGCGAAACGAACCGACCGATCACGCCTCGCGGGTCGCCGCGCTCTTCGGCGTCAGCACCCCATCGTTCTGGATCGGGATCGTCCTGATCCTGATTTTCGCGGTCAAACTGGGCTGGCTCCCCTCGAGCGGGCTCTACTATCCGTGGCGACCGCCCAGCTCCTATCCGGGGATCGACGGCCACCTCGAGTTGTACTATCAGTCGGCCAGACATCTGCTGTTGCCGATGATCGCGCTGGGGACCTTGCAGATGGCGACGATCATGCGCGTCGAACGCACGCAGATGATCGAGTCGCTGCAGGGAGAGTACGTCAAACTGGCCCGCGCCTACGGCGTACCCGAACGGACGATTCTTCGAAAACACGCCTTCCAGGTCGCCCAGTTGCCGATTATCACGATCGTCGGTGCGAACCTGTCGACGGCAATCGGGGGGGCGGTACTGACCGAGACGGTATTCAACATCAACGGTATGGGACAACTGTTCGTCGAAGCGATCCAACAGAACGACTACCAGCTCGTGATGGGTATCACGATGATGCTCGGCTTTCTGTTCGTGGTCGGCGTCATCATCACCGACATCTCGTATGCGTACGTCGATCCACGGGTCACCTACGGTGAGAGGGACTAA